GATTATAAGTGCAAATGAATATCTgcataaaaaaacatttaaattgaTCCTAATCATAGAGTATTAATATGGGTCCTAGATTATAAGTGAAAATTAATAACTGCACAAGTGATGTTGATTACCGTGATGACAATATATAATAAGGAAAAGTTCATAACCAAAATTATTGAAGAGAGACTAACCTACTGATTTGTACTCAAGGGAACACAAGAAGTGCGTAAAATGAGTTCACGCCACTTCATTCTATCCGAAGCTTCTTGCAAGTGAGTCCATCATGGAGAAGTTGATTGATTGCATCACGTAGCTTCATATAATCATCAACATTATTGTACACTTGATGAGAAATACGAGCATATCCTGTTAGACAACCATTCACATCTGTGGATCCAATCTCCCCATCTCTTGGAGCCTGAAAATATATGGGGACTTCAACCCCAAAATGATTTCTCAAGTGTGTCCTTAACTTCAATGCATCATCATCACACAAAATACCCAATCCCGAAGGCAGTCCAACCATCGCCATGCTTGGGCACATCTCTGGAGGTGAACCAAGATTTGTTCCCCAAGCCTTAGCCAACATTTCACCCATTTCCACTACTTTGTCATGATTATGCTTCTGAATTCCCACGAGGCCACCTTGAAACCTATTAATGAAATCTAAAGCTTCAGGAATTACAAGCTGAGAGCTGTAGTCTCGAGTTCCAATCCATGCGCTCTCtatagccaatccattcccataTTCATGTGAAACCACAGGGTGATGTAAATCGAGCGATACGGGTAAATTTCGGCAGTATAAAAATGCAACAGAAGGAGGGCAGAAAAACCATTTATGCAAATTGCTTACATAAAAATCGGCTCCGATTGCCTTGACATCAACATGAACACTGCCAATAGCATGAGCAGCGTCCACAAACACGCGTTCAACACCTTCCTCCCTACAAATCCTAACCAATTCACGAGCGGGAATGACAACACAGGGCATTGAAGTTATATGATCTATTATCGCTAGCCTAACTGTCCTGCCGTTTGCCTTGCCTCTAGCCAAGCCTTTCCGAAATTCGGCAATAATTTcttcattggaattcacagggaAAGGCAAGTGAACCACGATGACAGAACCGCCAGCCCGAGTGACATACGCCTCAATCGACTTCTTCACAGCCTGGAAAGCGCAGTGGAGCATGACAACAGCATCTCCCTTCTGGAATCTCCCTTCCGCAAAAGCCCATCCAACATGCTGGAGAACGATGGCAGCGGCAGTAGTGGCATTGTCGACGATGGAGATTTCATCGACGTGGTCGGCATTTACAAGCTCCTTAACGATGGAGCGAGAGCGAGTGATTTGGCGCTGAAGATGGTTGAAGAAGAAATCGTCCGGATGGCGGAGGAATCGAAGCTGCCAGAGCTTCTGAGCGGCTATGATGGAGGCGGGGCAGCTGCCGAAGCTGCCGTTGTTGATCCTGGCGATGCCCGGCTGGTGATGGGCGAACTCCTCCCGAATTTCGGCTTCGGATATCAAGGCTAGTTTTGGCTTCTTGGAGACGTGGTTTACATCGCCATTGGCTTCAAGCTCCATGTTGATGGGGCTAGGGTTTGTAGCCGGCCAGAATACCGATTACAATCAACTTGGGAAAGAAGCCCCACATTTACTGATTACCCTTTCTGCTTCTAATTCTATCTCACCCCCCAAGTGAATAAAAAGCGTGAACACAGTCAAAAAAGCacgttttttttgtttgatgaTAACAAGATGCGATTTTAGACAAGctcttatttattattattgattttatgttttgttaaACTTATTTGTGTTGATTATTGATCTTTGCCGGCATTCGAAATGTTGATTTTCATTCATATTTTGATTCTGATCATTAtagtaataaaataaagaaaaacgaAATAAACGAGGACAACACTCGAGTGAAGTAATaccataatataaattcattcatttttggtaatttttgcaaagtttggtatattttatacatgtattttaattaatatgaattttaacactttattCGAAACTATCTAATGTGAATTttgtacaaaaataaatttcaaaaaatttcatatcTACAAAACATCTGAGCATATTCTGACAATTTCTCCTGAGAATTGATAGAATCAAGCGACATTCAACCTCCTATTACAGACAAAAAGACCAATGAAACATTCTTATACAGTTTAAAAACAATTAGTATCTCAAATTATTCTTTAGCATAATGAAATATGAGGGTATACAGTAGGCATTCAGGTTCACGTTGAAGCCAGAGTAAAGAATTATTTTGCTAAAGACAGGTGGTCTT
The window above is part of the Primulina huaijiensis isolate GDHJ02 unplaced genomic scaffold, ASM1229523v2 scaffold24871, whole genome shotgun sequence genome. Proteins encoded here:
- the LOC140967299 gene encoding L-cysteine desulfhydrase-like codes for the protein MELEANGDVNHVSKKPKLALISEAEIREEFAHHQPGIARINNGSFGSCPASIIAAQKLWQLRFLRHPDDFFFNHLQRQITRSRSIVKELVNADHVDEISIVDNATTAAAIVLQHVGWAFAEGRFQKGDAVVMLHCAFQAVKKSIEAYVTRAGGSVIVVHLPFPVNSNEEIIAEFRKGLARGKANGRTVRLAIIDHITSMPCVVIPARELVRICREEGVERVFVDAAHAIGSVHVDVKAIGADFYVSNLHKWFFCPPSVAFLYCRNLPVSLDLHHPVVSHEYGNGLAIESAWIGTRDYSSQLVIPEALDFINRFQGGLVGIQKHNHDKVVEMGEMLAKAWGTNLGSPPEMCPSMAMVGLPSGLGILCDDDALKLRTHLRNHFGVEVPIYFQAPRDGEIGSTDVNGCLTGYARISHQVYNNVDDYMKLRDAINQLLHDGLTCKKLRIE